The genomic stretch TCCAGTGAAACCTTAATGCTGCAATAAACcagtgttttttattctttatggtGTTTAACACGTCCCATTTATTACATCTAACAGATTTTTTAAGGCCTGAGGAGTTTAAAGTGTCCAGTGGAGACGTGCCCACATCATTTCAGACATCGTTTAGTTGAACACTCCTGCAGTTATTAACTGTTTCTATCTaatttcttatgaaatattgtgACTCAACTGGAGTCATCACTGTGAGGatgactcacaaacacacacacacacacacaccctcatacTGCTATTGTCGTGAGGATATAATGCATTCTCTGCTTTCTCCCCTGAAACCTGATTATAACCTTTAAAGAACAAGTGAAGTGAGGTCCCCACTCTGTAAAAagcacaggtacacacacacacacacacacacatacatacactggATGAACCACAGAAATCAATAATTTATCCTTCAATAATTTATTGGTCACGTTAAATAATCAACATATATTAGACTCTGTCCATTTAAATAATCAGCTGTTCAGTGTGTAACTCCGTTGCGTCACATGACAATACAATAAAACGTGACGTCACATGTCCCCCTTAAGGTCACAGTTCAGTTCGTGTGTGTTTGAGCGTGCAGGTGAGCAGCACACCTGCAGCTCGTGCAGCTCAGGTAAAGTCCACGAGCTCCTCAGTCCCGTCAGCCACGTGATGTGGCCGTCAATAAAACATCCTGTCCCCCTTTCTCTGCAGATCCAGGACCGGAGTCCACCTGCACGGGCCGGTCCGGCCCTCTCAACCCGTCCGGTACCGGCTTCTCACGCGCCCCCTGCCAAATCAATCAGGCAGCAGGAAAGCCCCCCACGATCCGGTTCGGTTCGGTCCCGGTTCCGGTCCGGTTCACTCAAACGCCGGTTCTCGTCTTCAACAGAAGCGCGGCTGTTTGCACTCGCTCTCACCGCTCCGCAGCGGTCTGGTTCGGTTCGGATGGTTCCGGTTCGGCTCAGCGGTCCTGCAGCTGCAGACAGGGGACCCACTGGTTCGTGCAGCGGCTCTCCTCGCAGAAGCTGCTGATGTTCTGCAGGGCCGGGTTCTGCAGCGGCTGCACAGGGGGGTTCTGCAGGAGAACAGCGGGAGGAACAGGGTCAGACTCCGGTAACAACACACTCCATTCAtcatttattatgattattcatCTTTAATGTGCAGCGGTTCAGAGGGAGCTGGACTTACAGTGACCAGGATGCAGTGCAGGTCTCGGGGCTCGTTCCCGTTGCTGTCCTCGGtgtcctcctccagcagctgagCGAGACGCCGCATGCCGGACACGCGCAGGATGTTGATGTCGTTGTCGCAGCAGAAAGCCTGCAGCAGCGTGAAGTGGATCTGCAGCGCGATGTCgtcttcatcctcctcatcaGTGGCGAGGACGCACAAGACCACGCTGTCCGGGTCTCTGCAGGACCAGGAAGAGAAGATACCGGGTTAATCATCAcgttttatatcattattacaGTGATAAAGAATCTTAAAGCTGCTTGTTTTCTACTGTGGAGGATCAAACTTACACATTCATGAGCTTGGCGGACTCGTAGACTCCCACCGTGAGGCAGTCCTGCCGCTGCGCCGCgaccagcagctcctccagagcCTGACTCACCGTCTCCATCCTGCAGGGACACACAGGCGGTTAGAAACAcgacacactgcacacacacactgatgataAACTCTGATATGACAGAGAACACGAGGCTGGTAAACCATGTGCCGGTGCGTAATTACGCAAACTTACTTTTTCTCGGTGCTGTTGGACCCGATGACTTCCTCCAGAGTCATGTTGAAGTCAGTAAAATAATCCACAAAATCCAGGTTAATCATTAAATATCCACAGCGCGGCTGTGAGGCTGTTGGTCCCGTTAGAGTCCCGGAGTGATAAAGTCCCAGTAAAAGGTAATCCAGCTCGGTGCAAAGATCCGCTCAGAGTCCGCGAGAAGAACGAGTAGAAGAACAAGTAAAGTCCGTGAGTCTGGAGCTCTCTGCCTCTCGGTACGCAGACCCGCAGCTCTTATACTCGCTGGCTGCGGGGGGCGGGGCCCCGCCCGGCGGCGCCGCGCCGGATTGGTCCGCTTCTGTCAATAGATCCCCCGGACTCTGCGCCCATTGGCTGAGAGCGCTGCAGACGCCGGTGATCCCACGTGGGTGGTTTCGGAGAATCCCccgctctctcctcctcctcctcctcctccctgctcctctcaGTTTGTTTACTGGGAGTTGTTTCTCTCTCAGTGTCGAGGAATTTCCAGATCCACCTCCCTCCTCCAGTTCCCGGGATCTGGTCCCGCTGCACCGGGACTCACCTGAAACCACCACAGAGGGGACTCTCCGCCGGACTCTGTGTCCACCCCACCCATAaaacaatgataaaataatcCCCATCATCatgattaatcattttttacaacTTAGTGGTTCTGCAGAAGCACATTAGGGAAGCTGGAGCaggtgaccccccccccccccccccccccgtgtGGAGCACGAGTCTGCAGGTTGTgcaataaatttaaaaatacaaagatgGAAAAGTAGAACAAGCACGAGATATTCAGATGACTCTTTGGTTCGGTTTTCTCTCAGCTGCTGCTCAGCCTCAGCTCTGCAGCCTGCTGCTTCTGGAGGCGTCCATCCGGGCTAAAAATAGCCCGGGTCACAGGACCGGGACCAGCACTTAGACTGGTTACAGATATAAATatctaaaacataataaaacacttTATATTTCAGAATGCAACGTGTTTTATTAGAATAAATGCACGCAGATTGTTCCACATACATGTttcatgccccccccccccctcctcctcctcctcctcctcctgcaggactgTGTGCAGACCTCCAGCTGGTCTGTGGCGCCCCCAGCGGCCCCGCGGTGCCACTGCAGCAGTGAAACCTGCAGGACATGTTGGAACACGCCAGGACTCTGCAGTGAAACCGGTTCCCCGAACTGGGGCACCTCATGCTGCAGAGGGGGGAGCCCCTGAGGGGGCTGGGGGGCCCAGGGGGGTCTGAGGGAAGGTTTCAGTCCTTTAAGGGGGTTTTCAGTGAGACATGAAGGAGTTCTGCAGGTTTTACAGACAGTTTCATTGCTTATTAAAGCGTCTCTGAGCTCCTGCAGCAGGTTCAGAGGATTCTGGGTCACTTTAATGGACTCTGAGGTGTCCAGATAGTAAAACAAAGATCAGCCTGAAACAAACCTGCAGCTTTTCACTCTTCACTTTGtgtttattgacattaaaatgtaataaatttggcttaaaaacaagttaaaaatgcataaatcacAGTTGTATTATCTCTGCACACTCTCAAagttttaggtcttcattttCTTACAGCTCACTTAAAAATTAAAGGCTTATTAATGAAATGCTGTTCATTATTAGTAGATTAATGAGTAGTTCACCTGTTATTGATTTCATAATCAAATTATACTAAATCTATAAGAGCTTAAGTGAAATTCAGGATGAATAAAAAtcaggattttttatttttttttaacaagtttAGGGGGCTCTTAAGGAAAAAGCAtttcattataataaataaagtttaagttTGTGAATGGAAgcaaaccaaaataattataaataaataagtaaacaaacttGACATATAAGTagaaattaaatgtaataacatttaatgcaaaaaatcatataatatatttgtttgaattagctttcttttatttaatttcccaTTGTTTTAATTCCTCTATTAATTGTCTTTCCTCTTTCATTTTCCCTTTTAttagtttccttttttaaaacctatttttatttatgaacCATTTTCACACTATGCaaacattaaacaacaaaacaaagtactattattttcttatttttaatgatttatacatgtatttatacattttatttttcattaattgttCTGATTTTTCTCCATGTATTTTTGAAGTTGATGTGAATGTGTGCAGgtctgtttctcctcctgtcctctgctgcctcctgctggccaCAACCTGCATAACTACTtctgatttttcagtttaatagtttaaatttttctcttcactttgaaaatattttcagGTGTGAAACTCAATTCTAATCAATAAATGAGCACAtaccatttatatatatatatatatatatatatatatatatatatttgtacaattaatcaatttatttgtttatttcttgttGAGTTTGGCAGCGTACAACCTCTGTGGTTTCTAAGATAAACAAGTAAagttttaaacactttaatgCTTCATGTTATgctttaaaagatttaaaatcaaaGTTTAAAGTGTTTCAAATgtataaattcatttttcaatgGATTCAATTAAAGATAactgttttttaaagctttaaacttCACATTAAAGAGACTTTTTAAGTGTTAAATCaagtattaattaattactttgatgTGTGGCTTTAATGTTGAGAAATTTCTTCATTTATacttttgattaatttaattaaaagtaactcacacacagagtcttttcacattaaaagcacaTAATTGACCCTTAAAAAGATCCTTTAATGACTCCAAGAATCCAGAATAAATCCctcaaacatttagtttttttttgcagtgactGATTATTGATGAGGTATCAGTAATTAATCAGGCTCAATCTGCAGACTGATGAGGCTCGttagcagccaatcacagcgttCATTAATGAAAAGTGTGAAGAGGTGAAATAACCTGATCACATGATCACATGATGAATCAATCAATGATCCTGATCGATACCTGACTCtgagcttttaatgtgaaactccTGACAATAAAGTGTCACCTGATCATCATCaatgatttattaattattgttaacaaggcaaagtaaaaagaaaaatcacctGATAGaaactttacatttaaatcAATTAGGGG from Centropristis striata isolate RG_2023a ecotype Rhode Island chromosome 9, C.striata_1.0, whole genome shotgun sequence encodes the following:
- the LOC131977798 gene encoding growth arrest and DNA damage-inducible protein GADD45 beta-like: MINLDFVDYFTDFNMTLEEVIGSNSTEKKMETVSQALEELLVAAQRQDCLTVGVYESAKLMNVDPDSVVLCVLATDEEDEDDIALQIHFTLLQAFCCDNDINILRVSGMRRLAQLLEEDTEDSNGNEPRDLHCILVTNPPVQPLQNPALQNISSFCEESRCTNQWVPCLQLQDR